Genomic window (Helicoverpa zea isolate HzStark_Cry1AcR chromosome 9, ilHelZeax1.1, whole genome shotgun sequence):
AGCTTTTGCTGTATTGCCTTTTATAGGAAACCTTTAAGGGATCCATCTCCGTAAAAGACAAATGAGACCGAGGGCTCACGTTTTTTCGGAACCAAAACGTAGAAAAACTCGTCTAAAACGATGTCAATACGATTGTAGTAATTTAGAAGTAAGCTCGAATGTCATAGATGACCTAAGCCTTGCACATCTTATAAAACTTAGAATAGTGCACTTGCCCACATTAATAATGATCTACTTCGTTAAGAGTTAGTTTCCGCGAAACAGGAAAAAGCATTTTACAATAATGAGGTTATAATACAAATTGTAGTTTATAAACAGCTCACTTCAAACTTGTAACTGAatgtaaacataatttataagaCCCCTAACCACCTTAAGGTGATCaggaaacaattttataaaattaatattttgccCTTTATTGACGATAAATCATATTATTTATGAGCTTCGCTTTCGACGACCTAATGGCGTAGTGGGCAGGCCATCGATTCAATGAATAGATTTGCTATAGTTGTCTTTGTAAAGAGACACTACGAAAAGTATCTGTATTTTCCGAAGACCAGAAAAATATACAAGactcttatttattaaataagtagCTAACACAAAGCCCCTGGGTGCCAgaggttataataatattcgtCATAAAAATGCATTTCATGATGGTACAGACTTCACGGACAAATTCACGATCCCAGACAAACACGAGACTGTCCAATCACGAAAATCTAGCCAACTTTAACAAAAGACCtccaaaaaaattgaagatagCAATTCCACATTTAAATTGTAACGTTCGTGCATCTCCGGCAATCTACGGCGCTCGTGCGCCTCGGATTGGTGGAAACAATGCTGTTATAAGATGGCTGCTAATGGCAACAATAGGCGAGATAACCGTCTACCTCCATTATTCTGCACGGATTCTGAATAATGTACTAGTTTTGAAAGCATTTAGATTGTTATTATTCAACCAGAGATTTATTATTAGTCTAGTTAGTTTTAGTATTGTGGTACAGCCGCTTCAACTTTGATAAACCGTTAAATACGAATTATGGGTGTTACAAAATTGTAATGTGCTTGTAATCTATTATGAGCCGTTGTTTTGCTTGTTCTGTTCTGATTTACGATACTATGTAGTATATCAGTCATGATTTCGCGACATTTTACATGGACAGGTCTTTGCGGAATTAAATACTTCGGTTTGTTCCGCGAAAAGTGTCGTGGACAATGTCCTAGATCGTGTAATAAAGTCCTATgaatcattttaataaataattagtgACAAAACGATTCTGAAAATGACAACTTCTCTACCtaatgtttaaattatatacttttttacgTAATTATACGATTAATACACTTTTCTCATTCGGATTTTTAATATAAAGCCTGAAAGTCTTACCAACTCTCTTAAATCGATTGTTTACTAAATCTTGTCAATACTTAATCGTGCACAGTTGATGACAACTCGATTAACTATAACGATTAGAAATCATAATACCGTCTGTGTGGTcggttaaataaaaaacatgatCCTCGCTATACCTGTTAACATGTCATAATTCACGGCAAATAGGGTAGTTGCACCAGTTGCGGGTATCCGATGCACCTGTGTGCCTACGTCATTTGAAGGCAAGGCGCGCACGCataaatatatcgggtgtgttgttcataatcacattaaatgaaatgcgttaatatactggttaatatatgtcgattaacacaaagacaaaagaaaaatacgtaaaaataaaaaaatgattttttcaaacaaagtaaatagaataaaaacaacaactgaaattctcccttgaaaactgacagcagtcaactgatcaaaacattcgatactcctaactttatctctgctttacacatgatgttgtaaattataaaaacgaaaaatgactcctgtggttaaaccactgaatgaatttggttatttttttttacaattcgccatagaatatcataaagtatatgcgataggattgcCCGAAAgatgatattaataaaaagggagtgagtgtcaatgacgagtgacagagaggaatggaaacAGAAGACATATTGCGACGATTCCAAATGAAATTGGAGACAGATCAGAAGGAAGAAGATGAGATGTTTCGAAAATcgcatgtacctatgtattaagTAAGGTgcacttgtaaaataaaatagaaggtAGAAGAAACTTATCAGTAAGACATAATGACTGTTcgttttgtaataaaagcttTCCTGTCAAGAACACGGAACACCTAAGTATTGTGAGCCATAACTGTAGGTAAATAAGCTGCTATATATTTTCATCTAATATGCTAATTATTGACTTATTTAACTTCCGTTTTAAATGTCAATTGAGCTGTTCCATCGATATACTAcactaataaattaacaatcGTTATAACTATCGAGAATTCGTGTCCCCTCCCTAACGCTATCCGCCAGTAAAATCGTTTTATCGACTTGACCACCCCGCATTGATGTTACTATTACAACCTTAGCCATACCGTCACTTAGAACTTACAACAGCCTTATCACTAAAGACATAGGTGTCATTTTCACAGTATAAATGAGTTTGGTGTCCGCAAACAAAAGTTTGTCGATAATTCACATTTACTACatggttatagttcggccattcagagaatgcgttcctgacacgtcgcgattgaactgacgacgtaactttgcaatggcgttgcagttacgataaaaatatttttgctggttgtttaccgttttaacaattgaggagcattaaaacaacattattatatcaataatcaatgaatgttataattttgtgccaaactgagtgtcaaataacttggtaaacaatatttttctaaatctatactgcgctattacaaggttatgtcagcggtttatattttgtagtgctgtgctaaaaataacaggcaagtatcgtaatctgttcttatacagttataatataaaataatacgttttgattttctttttaagaattggaaaataatggactataagacttaattataacttttatgaaatataaaaataaaactatgaccaaaccgcatttttatacttagattaaaaatggtaaccccaaatggcgttatgggccgccattttgtgacgctaaaacagtcgtccgttgtcgtttcgtgcgcatagaccacgtttttcaagtgttttcgatctgtttttatttgattacccggcttttgttagaccgagatatcaggattgattctgttattgataataatataattatacatgtaggcgaagatgatgatgaagacaccacctcctcaagcaaatcggagtctgattaatattctgttcgcacattcaattcaatgtacttgtaacaaagaataaataaaacaattttattatatgaatattacctttttttggtttccacttaaataactaaaatataaaacaaatgattccgccaatttaaaacgaaaataatcttaaaataatgcggcggttcattttgaaggaacggtaacgaactcagtgttatgttgtgcccatcactagtcgtgactaactgataggtgtcaggaacgcattctctgaacggccgaagtataataggTATCAGGGGTATAAATTGTCGAGTACAGCCGCGGTCTGTCAGTTTGTCCATCATAACTCTTGGTGAGACACCCACTACGATACCTGTATTGAAATTGCTTCAAATTCCCATAAGTGTGTTGTCACCAGCGGTTAGTGATGAAACTTGTTTGTTTCTTCAGGTTTTGAGAACAAGATATCAACGATTATGGTAGCTGAATTGTTTATTGGTAACGAAAAACTGGTACTTAATCTAGTAATgtgaaattttctttttaatgaaaGTGAGGTAGGCAGCCTCTAAAAAGATTATCATCATCTGGAATTAATCGACGGAAATGTCAATTATCCGGTCATGTCCCGCTTAACAGCTTTGGCTTTATGATGCGTAAGGTGGACTCCCCCAATTGTGTTGTTTGTGGAGTGATCGAAGATGTTCATCATATCCTCAGCGAGTGCAGCCGTATTGACGCCCAAAGACGTCACGCTTTTGACGTCAACAATTATAATGTAGGCTACTATAATAGCATTCTGGCTTCGCCACTGTCGGATGAGGCCAGaattcttattaatattattattgtgggTAGTAGATTACGGGTgggttaatttagttttatgtttttaattttgtactcAATAATCGGGGTGTCGTTTTCTTTTTAGAAAAAACCCCGtctttaaataaagatttaaaaaaaaatgtcaattatatacctacaggatctaatttcaaaacattttagatGTATCTACGAACGACATAACAAAATTCACAAGGAGATATCGTACACAATCCCACAGCCACTAAACCAAAGAGGTACAAACTACCAATAAGTTTTGAAATATCACCAAACGAGTAAACCGTAGATTTCCGCGCCAATATATCATGGAGACCATAGACAATGGGTACAATCGTCTAATTATATTGTGGCCGGCGCCGCTGTATCGACCACAGATAAACTTGATGCATTATTTTGTTAGACAATTAGTGCGTCTGTTACGGACACAATTTGCTGGCCAAATCGATCCGTGGTTCTATTTGTTGGGAGGAATACATTGCTGGCTGGAAAAGCGGAGAAAAGAGTTTGTGTTGCGTAAGGAACTTATTTTCTTGTTTTGGTTTAGACTGGTATACGGGTACTGCTCATAAAGGAACCACACACTAGCTTTCTTTGCTtcgtaacatatttttaaattacccaAACTTCTTCACAATAATAACATTACTAGAAGCACCTTCGTTCATCAAACTTTTAAGACTTTTTCACTTGAGGAATCATGAATTTTTACTTATATCTTATACGAGTATAATACAGGTACGAGTATAATAAGGTAAGAACcttattatgtacctatctacttGGGTACCTATAAATTCTTTGAAGAATTTCTAATTTCAAGCCatctaaaaatatgaaaatcttAACCATAAACGCTGTGCAACTAATAGCACCTAAACTACTGCGTTTACTAATTAAGACTCACTGTACTGAGTCATCAGCAGAAGTGTAAGTAAAACTGTAGCAAGCAAAACGATCGAACAGTGTGCCTACAATATTATAGACGATGGACAGGGGCGATAGCACGCGTGCCGTACTGTCCTTACCTGGTGCTAACTGAAGGCTGCGGTACCTACATAGAGCTAGGAATGTATGCAGGGTAACTGAATATCGATATTATGGGCATGGTtacgtataaaatattatatgtatgtctcttccagacctcgggactatagagtcccggatttttgggaggcgaacgtggggccgaagccaacacgctgaagcccttttgagacaactttaatgaaatggtgacacaaaaccgacgattatccctgtatacactatagaaatgtacccaaggacaatccccggttctgtgctaaactattgctaactatggatgaaaactacttaggctattgtgatgggatgctaatggactaggaatggggaaactacgggaactatggcacctgccgatgacaatgtattaaatacatgttaaaatggcaggtggagactcgccaactcacttactgggcccccgggaatcagtcactgaaaagcaacaagagggcaacagggacgtataaaatattatttcgaaattatgtataacttttttatgaaattatagCAGAAGAAAGAAGTGTCTTCAAAAAAATCAGTAAACTCGTCAGTTAAACTCGAGTATTCATGATGGCCAAAGCTGAACAGGTGCCAACAAAGTGTCTGGTGGTATTTATCGAgtcttagttaaaaaaaaaactgttgaaaGCTTATAAATTATGGAATATTATACCTAGTATTCAAGTCTCGTTTTTGGTTAATTATTTGCATTACAATAGAACAGCTAAATATACATATGTGGTCCAAATACCTATTACTTAAAAAGCCTATCTATGAGACTCCGTACTCCACAAATTAGTTCATGCCACCATAAATGGAGGCTAGATTACAATGAAGCGTGAAATGCTGGTATAATTCGGTGCTATCAGCTGTCAGGTGGGGGGGTCAATTAAATGCTGGCCAGCGCACGATTGTGTAAGCTATTGTTAATTGTTTCTGGTCTTACCTCCTTTGTACCCGTGTTTGTTTGTGGTACTCGTGTTGGCGGGAAGATTAGACAAATAAGAATTGGTTTTGAATATCGAATCTGCTAATTGAATCATGAGGATAAAGATTTTTTGCAAGgtttttttatggttttgaCCCTCTagctcagtggttcttaaccggtggtccgcggaccactggtggtccctggaggcattccaagtggtccgtgaagcttagcttcgcgacgttgctttacgttatctaactttatttttatcgacttatacaatgtaattgcgagcgggggttttcgcatggacgtatatcgggtgtgtcgtacctagtccccccattcatgataatgtatgtttgggctacattttacgtaattttggttttgagtcttaaaaaataattaaaatttcgcgtaaattttacgtaatatttggtttaagtccgataaaatttcgcgctcgctccgctcgcgtatCCACAAACTATtttatggcccttatttttgcatttctcaacaaacaaaacgttaagtacgtttgggctaaattttacgtaatttttggtttaagtccgataaaaatttcgcgctcgcttcgctcgcgcatttggaaactgcATAGggaagattttctttatttgcatttgcttacctacacaactgccgacatgcgtttagctttgagtagaactgacccaaaaattcagttccttttttttgataaagaaatgagtactaatttaggtaaaccgatgaggtggtccccggcaagacaaacgttagtcaaagtggtccctcatgtcaaaaaggttaagaaccactgctctagcTAGAAATGCTTTGCTACATagaacgggcctgctggaagaaatttcattagagataagctgtgcccttgtacaattttttctattatttattattgtttgtgttttatgtgtacaaaactgttaaataaataaatagatcttACTTTCAGGATATCTATACTGTAATCaaagactaatattataaagcggaagagtttgtttgtttgcttgaaggcGCTGATATCCGTAACTacaggtccgatttgaaaaattatttcagtcttATATAGCCTGTTTACCGAAGAGGGCTTTGGTcacattttatccgggttcgtggaGAAGTTTCCACAGGACGTAGGTAAAACCGCTAGCAAAAGCTAGTACACTTATATTTCCAATCTATATTCACCAATTAACAGGTCGTTAATCTAAATTGGGCCATGAAATTATCCTAATTGGCTATTGGTTAGTCAAGTCGGCCATAACATTTCAGTTTGTGTTGCCACAAACATGAAGAGACTCGTGTTGGCCACTGTGTTGGCGTGTTTCGCCAACAATGTTGGCGTGGGGGGGTATCTGGTTGGAGCTGGATGTGAGTAAGGAAAGtcatagattttatttgttatgggTAATATAGGAATTGGCATTTCGAAAATCCACCACGATTTACACTGGTGGACAACTGCATCTTGTCATTTAAATCGTACATAGATTTCACACACTTATCTCTCTCAGCATATCGTATCTCAGCAactttttcaaagatttttttttttttattctcattgGTTGTCATCCTGATCGGGAGAAGACGCGAGTGAATTCAGTTTCAGACAGCTTTTTTCTGATCACTAATTGCAAGTCACCCTAAATTCCAGTGAACGTCAGATTTGGTCAAATGCTGCACACGGACAGTAAATACCAGGTGTTACGAGAGGAGATGGTGAAGGCCAACACACGGAACCTGGTATACCACTGCAGAGCTGACAAGAGTGACTGTGACGCTGCTTTGGCGAAGATGAGGTATAAGGCCAGCAAGCACTTCTATGCGCTGTCGAAGGCTGTGGTGGATTACGTCAAGAATAAGCGCCAGGCCAGGCCTACGGGATATGTTGGTAAGGAGTGGTATAATTACAGTATAAGGTCGTTATCAGCAGTATTCGTTTATATCACTGTGTCACAGTCCACAATCCCGGtgtaaactataaaaaaataaaaataatgggaGCATTATCAAGCAAAGCAGcatagataaatataatatttatttacataatataatagatCACACAGGTGGCTTTCGATGAAttaaaaaagctatattttttacCGTTATAAAGCTGTGTCTCTCGCTCGTGAGACCTACGTTAGCTAAACGCAGGTAGCGAGACTTACATacaataaaccggccaagtgcgagtcggactcgcgcaccgagggttccgtacaaatcctgtatagataaaaagtgagtctcgcgccaaccgttcagtttagaacaatcatagttatggtaatttcgtgagagtcaaaatagctaatattttttattttataatataactaaaatagtaggccagtaccttgtaaaagttattttattaaagttatttatatacaacattttatagtcatcattcagaaatctgattgaaaataactaattatgtcttaaaggtcattgggcatatctgacccgctttgtaaaaagtggcggacatgaatcaaagtagttttaaatcgtggagaatggtatgacgtttctttgaatataaatattttattaaaattccatggagacgaatgtccaggatcgtttgaaaaatataaaagacaagcagtttcagaggattgtacaggttgcaatgctagtttttattgttaaagacttttcataaagaaagaacatgccaattcggatgaccaggttctgatgaggatctggaaaccctgagaaatcgatggcaactcttgaatattgtagtcacgcatcgagtcaaaaccagacatgtgagtgtatttttgagggtacttgtaaacagtgaaggtttggagctgatttgattatggagactacagagagtcgagggaacttctgaacggtatgttgcaactaccacgtgtttgggcttattttattcgtattggcgaagactttccacatagataggtttaactgccattgtgggatcggtagcaaagatcagatatagttatgggaattcctttacaatttataacgtaaccttgtgttggagcttattttattttaggtgatgagaattcactactcaTGGGATcttttatctagacacacggcagtgtgtctgccaagttcgagcaaaaaaggcgacacacccgccgtgggttatattacacgaaccatttcgggccaaattcgacccccctgtaactcaaaatctattttatttacgcatatcaaatttctagtatctgttgagaccccctcacttatctaaaatacaacatttcattaatatacctattgtaggtcttgagatattgacgtcagaaaatcgctatttttactatacactcactgactgattcactgattcactgactcactcatcaaaaacctagaccacttccaatggacgtattgacttgaaatttggcatggaggtaggtctttatgtcaaggtaaagggaaaaatctgaaaatggccaagtgtgagtcggtttcaaaataatgaaggtgttttatacccggtgtaaatttatacccctaaggaactaaaacgaactaaatttatctatatttatataatatatcttcgaatggtacaaaggtttgtatttagtcaaagtaaagtaaaaatctgaaaacggtcAAGTGTGactcactttcgaaaataacgaatgtgtaactttgatccacgaacataatatatgataacatgtcatgtcagtcagttggtaaatctagtcatagttaatctagttcatttctttgtaagaaacatagtgcatattaaaaaatctaaaagatagtataaatgagacatttctttaactaacttcatcataagaaaaaaataaaataaacaaccttacaaaaataaatgaaatcccacccaaaacaaaaatgtgaaagactgccaagttcgataatatgggaatgcttcgcctataaaagaagtgagatctgaataagtaccaagttccatacacatacctcagttaaaaatagttactttttaatgatgattacttggcaagttttaatagaaaattaaatacttgattcattgcgtttagtaggtttataacaaggtgtatgaaaactttgatatctttattatatctttattcgttcgtgagaaacaaggtagtaagtttcattttattaaaatattttttttttatattatataactaaaacaatgagattttcgcaatttttcctatatttgcattatatgacaatgcttcatgccaaatttcaagactctgagtttacgggaagtatcctgtaggttttgattcctttgcgagtgtccaaaatttgttgaaaatatcgacataattggctgtatcttttgattggcttggcttagaagtttgatattttcacagcttaaagggacaatagacctgagtatttcatgtgaatttcagcttgatacgtccacgcgttcttgagataaagggtcttgacagacagacagacagacggacaacaaagtgatcctataagggttccgttttttccttttgaggttcggaaccctaaaaatgacacACAGTTAACAAAAACGTCAACATAAAAAAACCAGCTATGCAAGATTAATTCAAAAAAtagttaataacaaaaatattcctaATTCAAATCACTAAATTCTTTCCCACCAGGAACTGCCACGTTCTGCCAAGATAACATCTGCGTACCTGACACCGACCCTCCCATCGTGTTCGGAGGCTGCTTTACCCTGGTCTCCTGCGGAGGCAACCAAACCTGGCACTTGGATCCTATCGTATACAAGAAGAAGAAGGGACGGTTCTTTTAGTAAAATGcttaataaatatattggtATATTCAGGCTCTTTTTTTGTTCCACACTCAAAAAACTTTCTTTCATTAAACACTTAATTTCAAAACATATACTTGGATAAGTACTTCTCATATAAACTAGAAATGAGGATTACACACCTCCCTTACTTGAAGAGGATAGGCGATTTCTGACTCAAGCCCAGGTTTCCTCACAGTTGTTTTCTTTCATCGACTGTGTCTGGTTTCTAAGATACACTTAGAACATATGCACATAAAACTTTCGAAAAGTTACATTCATTCTTACCTGACCTGGAAATGCACAGACAAAACCCTCGTATTTGAGAAGCAGATGCTTTTAACACCACGACTCCGACCTTATTAACCGTACAATACACGGAAAACCTTacgtaatcaaaataaaatctcgTCAATTACAAAAGATCTACACCAAAAAGTTTCACTGATAAAGGTAACCTCCGCCATTTGGCGACAAACCgtcattaaaaaagaaaattaaaataaaaagattcaTCTACCACCTGTTGCATTGTGCACCAACAATGAGAATTTCATTCATTGTTTTGGTATCTGAAAGGAGgctttaaaagacctttccaagTGTTCAGCCTAATAGTGAAAATGCTGTAGTGCCTGTTAAACATCGCGATGGAGTTTCTATATATCACAGTTTTGTTGCAAATGTATTATGTGGGTGCAGAAATAAGGACAAGTAAATTAGTCAATAAGTGAGTACAACCTTTAGCACTAACCTCTTTGTTACAATATTGTCATTGGCatgtaaaaaagaaacattcttaatttaaattcgtgCACCAAAATGTTTATcgttcttgttttattttaatccaaGTTCATTATCGTTTCCAAATCGAAAACCATAGCGCAAGACAACTTTACAAGCCaaagcataaaaaaaataattgcgtcTTCATCGACACAATGCATTCGATTTGTTTAAGCTACATTAAACAAGTTGTAGTTGTCATTTTCCCGATAattccttttattaattttacaaatgttGTGTACCACTATTAACCAACAACCACCATAcaaattttttttcttccacAACCAGCAAAGCAGCTGGTTCATTGTTTGATTACTTCGACATTGTTTCGTTACTAGCTATGtgcaaaaattacgtaataatactttataaaatggcaaaaaaataggcatggctaataaaaaaactatataagtccgtcttttatataaataaaaataatggacacatattttttttctctcacaaacaaataacgaTTGAATTTTATGTTAAGTCACTTTGAAGTACAAATACATAGACTTGACGGCACGACTCACCAGCCCCCACTCTTAATATCTGTTGCACTATGtcttataagttcggccattcagagaatgcgttcctgacacgtcgcgattgaactgacgacgtaactttgcaatggcgttgcagttacgataaaaatatttttgctggttgtttaccgttttaacaattgaggagcattaaaacaacattattatatcaataatcaatga
Coding sequences:
- the LOC124633443 gene encoding uncharacterized protein LOC124633443, producing MKRLVLATVLACFANNVGVGGYLVGAGLNVRFGQMLHTDSKYQVLREEMVKANTRNLVYHCRADKSDCDAALAKMRYKASKHFYALSKAVVDYVKNKRQARPTGYVGTATFCQDNICVPDTDPPIVFGGCFTLVSCGGNQTWHLDPIVYKKKKGRFF